Genomic window (bacterium):
CATCTTACACTTGACACAATATCCCGTCATATGGTTAAAAAGTTAAGAGTAATCCTTCTCAAATAAGTATAGCATGCCCATAACATGCGCACAAAGGAGAGAGGGGCTTGTGTTTTACAACTCGTTTAGCTTAGCGGCCACAATGAAATCATTCTCCGAAAGGCCCTTCACCGCGTGCGTCCAGAGCACGATAAGCACCTTGTCGTACCAGATATGTATGTCGGGATGATGCTGTTCGTGTTCGGCAATTATGGCTATTTTATTCACGAAATCCATGGCTTTTGTAAAATTGCCGAATTGAAACTGGCGGCGGATCTTGTCGACGCCTTCTTCGTGGACATGCGTCCAGGACGGATCGAGCTTCTTAAGATATGTCCCGATCTGTTCCTTGTCGAAGGGAAGTGCGCCGCTTTCGCACGGTATGCATTTTTTTAATTTGAGATCTTCCATGGCAACTACGCTTTGGTCAGTTTTTTTCACGTCCGGTATATGTACGGCTCATGACCGCTTCGAGTCCTTTTTTATTGTAATAGAATAAAATCTTCCCTTCGGCATCCCGAATCTCGGCTTCTTCAAATTCTCGGTCGCCGCCCCTCACGATCCGCGCTTTCAAAGATCCGTCGTCCAGCGCTCTTTGAAAATCGGGGCTCCGGATGTATTTCCGCCACCAGTCTTCTACGGCAAGTGCCGCCTCAACAATCGCGTTCGAAGACACCATCCTGTCCGTTTCCAGGCGCTGGCGTTCTTGTGCTTCAAGTATTTCTGCGGTACGGATTTCTCCCTGGCTCGCCGCCCGGTCT
Coding sequences:
- a CDS encoding 4a-hydroxytetrahydrobiopterin dehydratase translates to MEDLKLKKCIPCESGALPFDKEQIGTYLKKLDPSWTHVHEEGVDKIRRQFQFGNFTKAMDFVNKIAIIAEHEQHHPDIHIWYDKVLIVLWTHAVKGLSENDFIVAAKLNEL